Proteins from a single region of Eremothecium gossypii ATCC 10895 chromosome VI, complete sequence:
- a CDS encoding AFL151Wp (NOHBY611; No homolog in Saccharomyces cerevisiae; Syntenic homolog of Saccharomyces kluyveri SAKL0A03146g) translates to MDGINRILPRSPYFCTPSTIPFKVMVAPQAKQEEYKDNESTLSDILSDSDASSDEPLTLYSGYRTKVKDYLVPTTDSDPNSVPFRLLRDGAILLRQLLCANATLGNNFSRGIVTSDLGQEALFWSGLPLYFSGMILPDAVANMHRLLFVVEVVCRRDLTSFGKYGVLLLLALPLISKVIRRLFFAESIKLSTLEAGVAPAADSAMIWPLLGKFLNQYLLMKIPYYRWLVEACTGNTDDALWFGNLLGCFLLLVVKDVAWWLNRKLLKG, encoded by the coding sequence ATGGACGGGATTAATAGAATACTTCCAAGATCTCCATACTTCTGTACACCTAGTACGATTCCATTCAAGGTTATGGTAGCACCACAAGCTAAGCAGGAGGAATATAAGGATAACGAAAGTACCCTTAGTGATATACTGAGTGATTCAGATGCTTCATCTGATGAGCCTTTGACTCTTTATTCTGGTTACCGAACAAAGGTGAAGGACTACTTAGTGCCGACTACAGATAGTGATCCCAATTCTGTTCCGTTCCGTCTTCTTAGAGATGGTGCCATATTGCTTCGACAACTACTATGTGCCAACGCTACGCTTGGAAATAATTTCAGCAGAGGTATTGTAACTTCTGATTTGGGGCAGGAAGCACTATTTTGGTCCGGCCTTCCATTGTATTTTTCCGGAATGATACTTCCTGACGCTGTCGCCAACATGCACAGGTTACTATTCGTAGTTGAAGTTGTATGTCGCAGAGATCTCACTTCTTTTGGAAAATATGGCGTGCTATTATTGTTGGCTTTACCGTTGATTTCCAAGGTGATAAGGCGTTTGTTCTTTGCGGAATCCATTAAGCTAAGCACCTTAGAAGCTGGCGTCGCACCTGCGGCAGATAGTGCAATGATATGGCCTCTTTTAGGGAAGTTCCTCAACCAATATCTATTAATGAAGATACCTTATTACCGCTGGTTAGTTGAGGCGTGCACAGGGAATACCGATGATGCCCTCTGGTTCGGAAATTTACTAGGCTGCTTTCTCCTATTGGTAGTTAAAGATGTAGCCTGGTGGCTAAATAGAAAACTACTCAAAGGTTGA